From a single Apium graveolens cultivar Ventura chromosome 2, ASM990537v1, whole genome shotgun sequence genomic region:
- the LOC141708921 gene encoding calmodulin-like protein 3, translated as MLISYIFLLLLFVIGLFATYFIKFSTKNLATDVKKNNFDIQKTEIMNKNVMTAANGSDKNNVQFKAELKSVFATFDKNNDGYITSQELKESLKNIGITMSDKDVKEMVEKVDANGDNLIDIDEFCTLFESIMSPTNVEQVEGANGELENEGGYLKEAFNVFDDDGDGVITVEELGMVLSSLGFKEGKLLESCKEMIRKVDVDGDGKINFDEFKMMMKAGSKLFPVS; from the coding sequence aTGTTGATATCATacatttttcttcttcttctgtTTGTTATCGGTCTCTTCGCCACGTATTTCATCAAGTTTTCGACAAAAAATTTAGCCACTGACGtgaaaaaaaataatttcgaTATCCAGAAGACAGAGATCATGAATAAGAATGTTATGACCGCCGCTAACGGTAGTGACAAAAATAATGTCCAGTTTAAAGCCGAGCTGAAGAGCGTTTTCGCTACGTTTGACAAAAACAACGACGGATACATAACGAGTCAGGAGCTGAAGGAGTCGTTAAAAAACATCGGGATCACAATGAGCGACAAAGATGTGAAAGAAATGGTGGAAAAAGTTGACGCGAACGGAGATAATTTAATCGACATCGACGAATTTTGTACGTTATTCGAGTCTATAATGAGCCCAACTAACGTGGAACAAGTTGAGGGAGCTAACGGAGAGCTCGAAAACGAGGGAGGATACTTAAAAGAAGCGTTTAACGTTTTCGATGACGACGGAGACGGTGTGATCACAGTGGAAGAGCTAGGAATGGTGTTGTCGTCGCTAGGGTTTAAAGAAGGAAAGTTGCTGGAAAGCTGTAAGGAGATGATTAGGAAAGTTGATGTAGATGGAGATGGTAAGATTAATTTTGATGAGTTTAAGATGATGATGAAAGCTGGTTCGAAATTATTTCCAGTTTCGTAA